In the Sarcophilus harrisii chromosome 3, mSarHar1.11, whole genome shotgun sequence genome, one interval contains:
- the LOC100915930 gene encoding histone H2AX has product MSGRGKTGGKARAKAKSRSSRAGLQFPVGRVHRLLRKGHYAERVGAGAPVYLAAVLEYLTAEILELAGNAARDNKKTRIIPRHLQLAIRNDEELNKLLGGVTIAQGGVLPNIQAVLLPKKSGAIAGPKAPGSGGSKKSTQASQEY; this is encoded by the coding sequence ATGTCGGGTCGCGGCAAGACCGGCGGGAAGGCCCGCGCCAAGGCCAAGTCTCGCTCTTCGCGGGCCGGGCTGCAGTTCCCCGTGGGCCGTGTGCACCGCCTGCTGAGGAAAGGCCACTACGCGGAGCGAGTCGGAGCCGGCGCGCCGGTGTACCTGGCGGCGGTGCTGGAGTACCTGACGGCCGAGATCCTGGAGCTGGCCGGCAACGCGGCCCGGGACAACAAGAAGACCCGCATCATCCCCCGCCACCTGCAGCTGGCCATCCGCAACGACGAGGAGCTCAACAAGCTGCTGGGCGGCGTGACCATCGCCCAGGGCGGCGTCCTGCCCAACATCCAGGCGGTGCTGCTGCCCAAGAAGAGCGGCGCCATCGCCGGCCCCAAGGCCCCGGGCAGCGGCGGCAGCAAGAAGAGCACGCAGGCCTCGCAGGAGTACTGA
- the DPAGT1 gene encoding UDP-N-acetylglucosamine--dolichyl-phosphate N-acetylglucosaminephosphotransferase isoform X2 yields the protein MPIPSLLLALQRGPARLGCPGQYSVCSSLLRRESVLWNSTSPGRFCPQEKWRLAAFPARLCHQHGGSCIRKESGWKPRLGRCRKGVAREVACSSRAGLTRSPWHGRRRWPLREALSLSVAPGDAARGQPQLSRKVPHTGGLWSPGPPSGLLAGLNPARAPFMAMMRPFPALPLLINLGGSLLGFVATLTLIPAFRGHFITARLCGLDLNKTSRQPIPESQGVISGAVFLIILFCFIPVPFLNCFVEDQCKAFPYQEFVALIGALLAICCMIFLGFADDVLNLRWRHKLLLPTTASLPLLMVYFTNFGNTTIVVPKPFRSMLGLHLDLGILYYVYMGLLAVFCTNAINILAGINGLEAGQSLVISASIIIFNLVELEGDYQDDHVFSLYFMIPFFFTTLGLLYHNWLNTKTGKLEMSYSKFKAKNLSLLGTLILKGAEALRLVAVRRGENEAGAYIECNNMTLINLLIKIIGPIHERNLTLLLLLLQILASAITFSIRYQLVRLFYDI from the exons ATGCCCATCCCTTCTCTGCTACTTGCCCTGCAACGCGGCCCCGCAAGGCTGGGTTGCCCTGGACAGTACTCCGTCTGTTCCTCGCTACTTCGAAGGGAAAGCGTTCTGTGGAATAGTACTTCCCCCGGTCGCTTCTGCCCACAAGAAAAATGGCGGCTCGCCGCCTTTCCTGCCCGCCTCTGCCATCAGCACGGAGGAAGTTGCATCCGAAAAGAATCCGGCTGGAAACCTCGGCTGGGCAGGTGCAGGAAGGGAGTGGCCCGAGAGGTAGCTTGCTCTAGCCGGGCAGGGCTGACGCGGAGCCCGTGGCACGGGCGGCGCCGGTGGCCCCTTCGCGAAGCCCTCAGCCTCTCTGTGGCCCCGGGCGACGCAGCCCGCGGCCAGCCCCAGTTGTCTAGAAAGGTACCGCACACCGGCGGGCTGTGGTCCCCGGGCCCCCCGAGTGGGCTCCTAGCGGGGCTCAACCCCGCTAGGGCGCCTTTCATGGCTATGATGCGGCCCTTCCCGGCGCTGCCGCTGCTCATCAACCTGGGCGGCTCGCTGCTGGGCTTCGTGGCCACGCTCACGCTCATCCCGGCCTTCCGCGGCCACTTCATCACGGCGCGCCTCTGCGGCCTGGACCTCAACAAGACCAGCCGCCAGCCCAT CCCCGAGTCCCAGGGTGTCATCAGTGGTGCAGTTTTCCTCATCATCCTCTTCTGCTTCATCCCTGTTCCCTTCCTAAACTGCTTTGTGGAGGACCAGTGTAAGGCCTTTCCCTACCAGGAG TTTGTGGCCCTGATAGGAGCCCTGCTTGCGATCTGCTGCATGATCTTCCTGGGCTTTGCGGATGACGTGCTGAATCTGCGATGGCGCCACAAGCTGCTGCTGCCCACCACCGCCTCCCTGCCTCTGCTCATGGTCTACTTCACCAACTTCGGCAACACGACCATCGTGGTGCCAAAGCCTTTCCGCTCCATGCTCGGCTTGCATCTGGACCTGG GCATCCTGTACTATGTCTACATGGGACTGCTGGCTGTCTTCTGTACCAACGCTATCAACATCTTGGCAGGGATCAATGGGCTGGAGGCTGGACAGTCTCTAGTCATTTCTGCCTCCATTATCATCTTTAATCTGGTAGAGCTTGAAG GTGATTACCAAGATGACCACGTCTTTTCTCTCTACTTCATGATTCCATTCTTCTTCACCACTTTGGGACTGCTGTATCATAACTG GCTCAATACCAAGACAGGGAAGCTGGAGATGAGCTATTCCAAATTCAAAGCCAAGAACCTTTCTCTGTTGGGGACCCTAATTCTGAAG GGTGCAGAAGCCCTCCGTCTAGTGGCTGTCCGACGAGGTGAAAATGAGGCTGGTGCCTACATTGAGTGCAATAACATGACCCTCATTAACCTGCTCATAAAGATTATAGGCCCCATTCATGAAAGAAATCTCACTTTGTTGCTTCTGCTCCTGCAG ATTTTGGCTAGTGCTATCACGTTCTCCATTCGATACCAGCTTGTTCGGCTCTTCTATGATATTTGA
- the DPAGT1 gene encoding UDP-N-acetylglucosamine--dolichyl-phosphate N-acetylglucosaminephosphotransferase isoform X1, translating into MPIPSLLLALQRGPARLGCPGQYSVCSSLLRRESVLWNSTSPGRFCPQEKWRLAAFPARLCHQHGGSCIRKESGWKPRLGRCRKGVAREVACSSRAGLTRSPWHGRRRWPLREALSLSVAPGDAARGQPQLSRKVPHTGGLWSPGPPSGLLAGLNPARAPFMAMMRPFPALPLLINLGGSLLGFVATLTLIPAFRGHFITARLCGLDLNKTSRQPIPESQGVISGAVFLIILFCFIPVPFLNCFVEDQCKAFPYQEFVALIGALLAICCMIFLGFADDVLNLRWRHKLLLPTTASLPLLMVYFTNFGNTTIVVPKPFRSMLGLHLDLGILYYVYMGLLAVFCTNAINILAGINGLEAGQSLVISASIIIFNLVELEGDYQDDHVFSLYFMIPFFFTTLGLLYHNWYPSQVFVGDTFCYFAGMTFAVVGILGHFSKTMLLFFMPQVFNFLYSLPQLLHIIPCPRHRVPRLNTKTGKLEMSYSKFKAKNLSLLGTLILKGAEALRLVAVRRGENEAGAYIECNNMTLINLLIKIIGPIHERNLTLLLLLLQILASAITFSIRYQLVRLFYDI; encoded by the exons ATGCCCATCCCTTCTCTGCTACTTGCCCTGCAACGCGGCCCCGCAAGGCTGGGTTGCCCTGGACAGTACTCCGTCTGTTCCTCGCTACTTCGAAGGGAAAGCGTTCTGTGGAATAGTACTTCCCCCGGTCGCTTCTGCCCACAAGAAAAATGGCGGCTCGCCGCCTTTCCTGCCCGCCTCTGCCATCAGCACGGAGGAAGTTGCATCCGAAAAGAATCCGGCTGGAAACCTCGGCTGGGCAGGTGCAGGAAGGGAGTGGCCCGAGAGGTAGCTTGCTCTAGCCGGGCAGGGCTGACGCGGAGCCCGTGGCACGGGCGGCGCCGGTGGCCCCTTCGCGAAGCCCTCAGCCTCTCTGTGGCCCCGGGCGACGCAGCCCGCGGCCAGCCCCAGTTGTCTAGAAAGGTACCGCACACCGGCGGGCTGTGGTCCCCGGGCCCCCCGAGTGGGCTCCTAGCGGGGCTCAACCCCGCTAGGGCGCCTTTCATGGCTATGATGCGGCCCTTCCCGGCGCTGCCGCTGCTCATCAACCTGGGCGGCTCGCTGCTGGGCTTCGTGGCCACGCTCACGCTCATCCCGGCCTTCCGCGGCCACTTCATCACGGCGCGCCTCTGCGGCCTGGACCTCAACAAGACCAGCCGCCAGCCCAT CCCCGAGTCCCAGGGTGTCATCAGTGGTGCAGTTTTCCTCATCATCCTCTTCTGCTTCATCCCTGTTCCCTTCCTAAACTGCTTTGTGGAGGACCAGTGTAAGGCCTTTCCCTACCAGGAG TTTGTGGCCCTGATAGGAGCCCTGCTTGCGATCTGCTGCATGATCTTCCTGGGCTTTGCGGATGACGTGCTGAATCTGCGATGGCGCCACAAGCTGCTGCTGCCCACCACCGCCTCCCTGCCTCTGCTCATGGTCTACTTCACCAACTTCGGCAACACGACCATCGTGGTGCCAAAGCCTTTCCGCTCCATGCTCGGCTTGCATCTGGACCTGG GCATCCTGTACTATGTCTACATGGGACTGCTGGCTGTCTTCTGTACCAACGCTATCAACATCTTGGCAGGGATCAATGGGCTGGAGGCTGGACAGTCTCTAGTCATTTCTGCCTCCATTATCATCTTTAATCTGGTAGAGCTTGAAG GTGATTACCAAGATGACCACGTCTTTTCTCTCTACTTCATGATTCCATTCTTCTTCACCACTTTGGGACTGCTGTATCATAACTG GTACCCATCCCAGGTGTTTGTGGGCGACACTTTCTGCTACTTTGCAGGCATGACCTTTGCTGTGGTGGGCATCCTGGGGCACTTCAGCAAGACAATGCTCCTCTTCTTCATGCCTCAGGTGTTCAACTTTCTCTACTCCCTTCCACAGCTTCTCCATATCATCCCTTGTCCTCGCCACCGGGTGCCCAG GCTCAATACCAAGACAGGGAAGCTGGAGATGAGCTATTCCAAATTCAAAGCCAAGAACCTTTCTCTGTTGGGGACCCTAATTCTGAAG GGTGCAGAAGCCCTCCGTCTAGTGGCTGTCCGACGAGGTGAAAATGAGGCTGGTGCCTACATTGAGTGCAATAACATGACCCTCATTAACCTGCTCATAAAGATTATAGGCCCCATTCATGAAAGAAATCTCACTTTGTTGCTTCTGCTCCTGCAG ATTTTGGCTAGTGCTATCACGTTCTCCATTCGATACCAGCTTGTTCGGCTCTTCTATGATATTTGA
- the C2CD2L gene encoding phospholipid transfer protein C2CD2L encodes MDPGWGRWDVGWAALLLLFAASLLTVAGWLLQYARGVWPGPARRGRAPGPALGAAEPGGSLRELGVWRSLLRLRSARAGAPEEPGVRGLLASLFAFKSFRENWQRAWVRALNQQACRDGSSIQITFEEIPQLPPNASISHVTCVDQSEHSMVLHCQLSAEEVQFPISVTQQSPAAVSMETYHITLTLLPAQLEVNLEEIANEGLLISWAFKNGPELNMTVCPKLQGKERSEEQVDPSTIEELIKDTIVSTKPAMMVNLRACPAPGGMVSYEKPTTGPPVQPAAPKPIRLLLRQLRATHVGGETGDETGGNGELCCVAELDSPQQQKWTKPVQAAPEVEWMEELALEIGPQSRELTLKVLRSSSAGDSVLLGHTTLPVGSPSRHTSRRQLCPLTPGPAKALGPVATLALELLYEEGSPGSLSSPVPPTPRPSITPTKKIELDRTIMPDGTIVTTVTTVQSRPRADGKLDSPSRSPSKVEVTEKTTTVLSESSVPSSASPSSSRDSHLSNGLDPVAETAIRQLTEPSGRPAKKTPTKRSTLIISGVSKVPIAQDELALSLGYAASLEASMQNEAESSGAPSSPPLEPPAMSPGPLEALSSPAGTQETDETTRSDISERPSVDDVESETGSTGALETRSLKDHKVSFLRSGTKLIFRRRPRQKEAGLSQSHDDLSNAASVPSVRKKAGSFSRRLIKRFSFKSKPKANGSPSPQL; translated from the exons ATGGATCCGGGCTGGGGGCGGTGGGACGTGGGCTGGGCGGCTCTGCTGCTCCTCTTCGCCGCCTCGCTGCTCACCGTGGCCGGCTGGCTGCTGCAGTACGCCCGCGGCGTATGGCCGGGGCCGGCGCGCCGGGGCCGGGCGCCGGGGCCGGCGCTCGGGGCGGCCGAGCCGGGGGGCTCCCTGCGAGAGCTGGGCGTGTGGCGCTCCCTGTTGCGCCTGCGGTCCGCCCGCGCCGGCGCCCCGGAGGAGCCGGGTGTCCGGGGCCTCCTGGCCTCGCTTTTCGCCTTCAAGTCTTTCCGGGAAAACTGGCAGCGCGCTTGGGTGCGAGCGCTTAACCAGCAGGCCTGCAGGGACGGG agctCTATCCAGATCACTTTTGAAGAGATACCCCAGCTTCCACCCAATGCTTCTATCAGTCACGTGACCTGTGTGGACCAATCTGAGCACAGCATG GTTCTTCATTGCCAGCTCTCAGCCGAAGAGGTTCAGTTCCCCATCTCTGTGACCCAGCAGTCTCCAGCTGCCGTCTCCATGGAGACCTACCACATCACCCTAACACTTCTTCCCGCCCAG CTGGAAGTCAACCTGGAAGAAATAGCCAATGAGGGGTTGCTGATATCCTGGGCCTTCAAGAATGGTCCTGAGCTAAATATGACAGTTTGTCCCAAGCTGCAGGGGAAAGAG AGAAGTGAGGAACAGGTGGATCCATCTACTATTGAGGAGTTGATTAAGGATACCATTGTCAGTACAAAGCCTGCCATGATGGTGAACCTCAGGGCTTGTCCAGCTCCAGGGGGCATG GTATCCTATGAGAAGCCAACCACGGGGCCTCCAGTTCAACCAGCTGCCCCCAAACCCATTCGGCTTCTGTTACGGCAGTTAAGAGCAACCCACGTGGGTGGTGAGACAGGAGACGAGACAGGAG GAAATGGGGAGCTATGCTGTGTGGCGGAGCTGGACAGCCCTCAGCAGCAGAAGTGGACTAAGCCAGTGCAAGCTGCTCCAGAGGTTGAGTGGATGGAAGAACTGGCTCT GGAAATAGGTCCCCAGAGCCGGGAGCTGACGCTGAAGGTGCTGAGGAGCAGCAGTGCTGGAGACA GTGTCCTTTTGGGCCACACCACCCTGCCTGTGGGGTCCCCGTCCAGACACACGTCCAGAAGGCAGCTATGTCCCCTGACTCCTGGGCCAGCAAAGGCCTTGGGACCAGTTGCCACTTTAGCATTAGAG CTCTTATATGAAGAAGGCTCCCCTGGCAGCCTGAGCAGCCCAGTCCCACCCACCCCACGACCCAGCATCACCCCCACCAAAAAGATTGAATTGGATCGTACCATAATGCCCGATGGCACCATTGTCACCACAGTGACTACTGTGCAGTCCCGGCCTAGAGCTGATGGCAAGCTAG ACTCCCCCTCTCGTTCCCCCTCCAAGGTGGAGGTCACAGAGAAAACAACAACTGTGCTGAGTGAGAGCAGTGTCCCCAGCAGTGCCTCCCCCAGCAGCAGCC GGGACAGCCACCTTTCCAATGGTCTGGACCCCGTGGCAGAAACAGCCATCCGACAGCTGACAGAACCCAGTGGACGGCCAGCTAAGAAGACCCCCACCAAGCGCAGTACCCTCATAATCTCTGGTGTATCCAAG GTTCCCATTGCCCAAGATGAGTTGGCATTGTCCTTGGGTTATGCAGCCTCCCTGGAGGCTTCCATGCAGAATGAGGCGGAGAGCAGTGGGGCCCCGTCTTCGCCTCCCCTGGAGCCCCCAGCCATGTCCCCTGGACCTCTGGAAGCCCTGTCCAGTCCAGCGGGCACTCAGGAGACAGATGAGACGACGCGCTCAGACATTTCAGAGCGGCCTTCTGTGGATGATGTAGAATCAGAAACCGGTTCTACAGGAGCCTTGGAGACGCGAAGCCTCAAGGACCACAAAG TGAGTTTCCTTCGAAGTGGGACGAAGCTGATCTTCCGCCGGCGACCACGACAGAAGGAGGCAGGACTGAGCCAGTCACACGATGACCTCTCCAATGCGGCCTCTGTGCCCAGTGTCCGAAAGAAGGCTGGCAGCTTCTCCCGGCGCCTCATTAAGCGATTTTCCTTTAAATCCAAACCCAAGGCCAATGGTAGCCCCAGTCCCCAGCTTTGA